The following are encoded in a window of Haliaeetus albicilla chromosome 1, bHalAlb1.1, whole genome shotgun sequence genomic DNA:
- the DCTN6 gene encoding dynactin subunit 6: MAEKVQKSVKIAPGAVVCVESEIRGDVTIGPRTVIHPKARIIAEAGPIVIGEGNLIEEQALIINGYPENITPETEEVEPKPMVIGTNNVFEVGCYSQAMKVGDNNVIESKAFVGRNVILTSGCIIGACCNVNTYEVIPENTVIYGADCLRRVQTERPQPQTLQLDFLMKILPNYHHLKKTMKATSTPVKS, encoded by the exons ATGGCGGAGAAGGTGCAGAAGAG CGTGAAGATCGCCCCGGGGGCCGTGGTGTGCGTGGAGAGCGAGATCCGCGGGGACGTGACCATCG GGCCCAGGACGGTGATCCACCCCAAGGCCAGGATCATCGCCGAAGCGGGACCCATCGTCATCGGGGAAGGCAACCTGATCGAAGAACAGGCGCTCATCATAAACGG GTATCCAGAAAATATTACACCAGAAACTGAAGAGGTGGAGCCCAAACCAATGGTCATTGGCACCAACAATGTTTTCGAAGTTGGGTGTT ATTCCCAAGCAATGAAGGTGGGAGATAACAATGTCATCGAATCCAAAG CGTTTGTCGGCAGGAATGTGATCCTGACGAGCGGCTGCATCATCGGGGCCTGCTGTAACGTCAACACCTACGAGGTGATCCCCGAAAACACCGTCATCTACGGGGCCGACTGCCTTCGCCGCGTCCAGACCGAGCGGCCGCAG CCCCAGACGCTGCAGTTGGATTTCCTGATGAAGATCTTGCCAAACTACCATCACCTAAAGAAGACCATGAAGGCCACCTCCACTCCTGTCAAGAgctga
- the RBPMS gene encoding RNA-binding protein with multiple splicing has product MSSLPADREGGPADTGLPEEEVRTLFVSGLPLDIKPRELYLLFRPFKGYEGSLIKLTSKQPVGFVSFDSRSEAEAAKNALNGIRFDPEIPQTLRLEFAKANTKMAKSKLVGTPNPSTPLPTAVPQFIAREPYELTVPALYPSSPEVWGPYPLYPAELAPALPPPAFTYPASLHAQMRWLPPSEAGSQGWKSRQFC; this is encoded by the exons ATGAGCAGCCTCCCCGCCGACCGGGAGGGCGGCCCCGCCGACACCGGCCTGCCCGAGGAGGAG gTGAGGACGCTCTTTGTCAGCGGGTTGCCTTTGGATATCAAGCCCCGGGAACTTTACCTGCTCTTCAGGCCCTTTAAG GGGTACGAAGGATCTCTCATCAAACTCACCTCCAAACAG CCCGTGGGCTTTGTCAGCTTCGACAGTCGCTCCGAGGCGGAGGCGGCGAAGAACGCATTGAAC GGCATCCGCTTCGACCCCGAGATCCCCCAGACGCTGCGGCTGGAGTTCGCCAAGGCGAACACCAAGATGGCCAAAAGCAAGCTGGTGGGCACCCCCAACCCCAGCACGCCTCTCCCCACCGCCGTACCTCAGTTCATCGCCCGGGAGCCCT aTGAGCTCACAGTGCCTGCACTTTACCCCAGTAGCCCTGAAGTGTGGGGGCCGTACCCTCTGTACCCAGCGGAGTTAGCACCTGCTCTACCTCCTCCTGCTTTCACCTATCCCGCTTCGCTGCACGCCCAG ATGCGCTGGCTCCCTCCTTCCGAGGCTGGTTCTCAGGGCTGGAAGTCCCGTCAGTTCTGCTGA